The following coding sequences lie in one Spinacia oleracea cultivar Varoflay chromosome 1, BTI_SOV_V1, whole genome shotgun sequence genomic window:
- the LOC130465487 gene encoding uncharacterized mitochondrial protein AtMg00810-like, whose amino-acid sequence MPPGYVGPGSRIKVRKEGEIITETQKSKKVCKLLKSLYGLKQAPRQWFAKLSSALKTYGFTQSRSDYSLFTKETESDLTVILVYVDDLIVAGTNLNEINAAKAFLSSQFHMKDMGELRYFLGIEVDRTDDGIFLSQKKYTLDLLEEYGLSQCKALKLPMDSHQKLAADIGESLPHPEVYQQLVGKLIYLTITRPDIAYTVHVLSKFMHAPTSIHLQAAKRVLRYLLGAPGQGILLASKSSAHLTAFCDSDWAGCQNTRRSTSGFCILVGESPISWKSKRQSVVSRSSAEAEYRAMALTVCEVMWLQQLLQDLGIKNMGNTPIMCDNQAALAIAANPVHHERTKHVDIDCHFIREKTVEGTINPCYVTSSEQVADVFTKVLPTTQHTHLLSKLGVRSTSLSA is encoded by the coding sequence atgccACCTGGCTATGTTGGACCAGGAAGCAGAATTAAAGTAAGAAAAGAGGGGGAGATCATCACTGAAacacaaaaatcaaagaaagtTTGTAAACTTCTCAAGTCTCTCTATGGACTCAAACAAGCACCTAGGCAATGGTTTGCCAAACTTAGCTCTGCTCTGAAAACATATGGTTTCACTCAGTCCAGGTCTGACTACTCCTTGTTCACCAAAGAAACTGAATCAGACTTGACAGTCATTCTTGTGTATGTGGATGATCTAATTGTTGCTGGCACCAATCTCAATGAAATCAATGCAGCAAAAGCATTTCTTTCAAGTCAGTTTCATATGAAAGACATGGGAGAGCTGAGATATTTTCTGGGAATAGAAGTTGACAGAACAGATGATGGAATCTTTCTGTCACAAAAGAAGTACACACTTGATCTGTTGGAAGAATATGGGTTGTCTCAATGCAAAGCTCTAAAATTGCCAATGGACAGCCATCAAAAACTTGCTGCTGATATTGGTGAATCTCTTCCTCACCCTGAAGTGTATCAACAATTGGTTGGGAAACTCATCTATCTCACCATTACTAGACCTGATATTGCTTATACTGTGCATGTTTTAAGCAAATTCATGCATGCTCCAACATCTATTCACCTTCAAGCAGCCAAAAGGGTTCTTAGATATCTATTAGGTGCACCTGGTCAAGGGATTTTGCTTGCTAGCAAGTCCAGTGCTCATCTAACAGCATTCTGTGACAGTGACTGGGCAGGATGTCAAAATACAAGAAGGTCCACTTCAGGTTTCTGCATTCTAGTGGGTGAATCTCCTATATCCTGGAAATCAAAAAGACAAAGTGTTGTGTCTAGAAGCAGTGCTGAAGCTGAATATAGGGCAATGGCTCTAACTGTGTGTGAAGTAATGTGGCTGCAACAACTTCTACAAGATCTTGGCATTAAGAACATGGGGAATACACCAATCATGTGTGACAATCAAGCAGCTCTTGCCATTGCAGCTAACCCAGTGCATCATGAAAGAACAAAGCATGTTGATATTGATTGCCACTTCATCAGAGAAAAGACTGTAGAGGGCACTATCAATCCATGCTATGTCACTTCCTCTGAACAAGTTGCAGATGTGTTTACTAAGGTGTTGCCTACCACACAGCACACTCATCTTCTGTCCAAGCTTGGAGTTCGATCCACCTCACTCTCAGCTTGA